Proteins found in one Symmachiella macrocystis genomic segment:
- a CDS encoding sigma factor — MFFCDEGTSRLIRRKARQLMKHPALHKLDREDIEQELWLHVLEKQHHFDIERGAFNAFVTRLCRNKGASLIRYHTAEKRNHASNGVSLNMPIDEEPYELGDTLTVSGARKHRGTAPRSDCEIAQLRFDVCGVLGRLQADLAALGNLLKWNSKYSVANALNISRRQAHHHITHMRRRFEDAGLKEYL, encoded by the coding sequence ATGTTTTTCTGCGATGAAGGTACGTCCCGACTGATCCGCCGTAAGGCGAGACAGTTGATGAAACATCCCGCGCTCCACAAATTGGACCGCGAAGACATAGAGCAAGAGTTGTGGCTGCACGTCTTAGAAAAGCAGCATCATTTTGACATTGAACGTGGGGCTTTCAACGCATTCGTGACACGCCTTTGCCGAAACAAAGGGGCGTCGCTGATTCGTTATCACACGGCGGAGAAACGGAACCACGCCTCCAATGGGGTTTCGTTGAACATGCCGATCGACGAAGAACCATACGAACTCGGCGACACACTGACCGTATCGGGTGCCCGCAAACATCGCGGTACGGCACCGCGGAGCGACTGTGAAATAGCGCAGCTTCGGTTCGACGTCTGCGGAGTATTGGGTCGACTTCAGGCAGATCTTGCCGCTCTGGGAAACCTGCTAAAATGGAATTCTAAGTACTCCGTGGCAAACGCCCTCAACATTTCTAGGCGTCAAGCCCACCACCACATCACCCACATGCGACGTCGATTCGAAGACGCCGGCCTCAAAGAATATTTGTAA
- a CDS encoding bifunctional DNA primase/polymerase, which translates to MSDLLSKSIEYTNRGWSVIPIPHKSKAPRLNGWQKLRLTTENLPKHFNGKPQNIGVLLGEPSGWLIDIDLDHPVAVELAPEYLPPTSAVFGRAGKQRSHYLYRATGPIETKKFSSNSEGMLAELRSTGQQTVLPPSTHVSGEAIEWNEANPEPALVDPEELQRCVAKLAAAVKERIGELPANVCLDAMLRMNMADGKDGSKRLFAAACRVVEHDLSDQDGLALIRQYEQQRPFPRQWSDKEILQRYRDAEKKVERGTVTERPSGFAKTGERDPKSGKLVLSPKKTLPTAEAYVDEFHTHPEGRTLYCHNGVLLHWEGNRYVELEDGAAKNKFQRWLHDALMYKTISGKPRLVQFEANPRTVNSALESIRTHVHLLRNDQRSLLVTAAAWRSAA; encoded by the coding sequence GTGAGCGACTTATTAAGCAAATCCATTGAATACACGAACCGCGGCTGGTCCGTCATACCGATCCCCCACAAGTCGAAAGCCCCTCGTCTCAATGGTTGGCAAAAACTTCGACTAACAACGGAGAATCTGCCGAAGCACTTCAACGGCAAACCGCAGAACATCGGCGTGTTGCTCGGCGAACCGTCCGGGTGGCTGATCGACATTGATCTGGACCACCCGGTAGCGGTGGAATTGGCGCCAGAGTATTTGCCGCCGACCTCCGCCGTTTTTGGTCGCGCTGGCAAACAGCGGTCGCACTATCTTTACCGCGCCACTGGGCCAATTGAGACCAAGAAGTTCTCAAGCAATTCAGAAGGCATGCTGGCCGAGTTACGATCGACCGGACAACAGACTGTTCTGCCTCCCAGTACGCATGTGAGCGGTGAGGCAATCGAATGGAACGAAGCCAACCCGGAACCGGCGTTGGTCGATCCAGAAGAATTGCAACGGTGTGTCGCCAAGTTAGCTGCGGCGGTTAAAGAGCGAATCGGTGAACTTCCCGCAAACGTCTGCCTCGATGCGATGCTCCGCATGAATATGGCAGATGGTAAGGACGGATCTAAGCGTCTGTTTGCCGCTGCGTGTCGGGTCGTGGAGCATGACCTCTCCGACCAAGACGGGTTGGCCCTAATTCGTCAGTACGAACAGCAACGACCGTTCCCTCGCCAATGGAGTGACAAAGAGATTCTGCAGCGGTATCGGGACGCTGAGAAAAAGGTTGAGCGTGGAACAGTCACGGAAAGGCCGAGCGGTTTTGCGAAGACCGGGGAACGCGATCCAAAAAGCGGCAAGCTGGTACTCTCTCCCAAGAAAACTCTACCGACGGCGGAAGCCTATGTCGACGAATTTCATACACATCCCGAGGGACGCACGCTGTACTGTCACAATGGAGTGTTGTTGCACTGGGAAGGCAATCGGTACGTGGAATTAGAGGACGGCGCTGCTAAAAACAAGTTTCAGCGGTGGCTTCACGACGCGTTGATGTACAAGACCATCTCTGGTAAGCCACGACTGGTGCAATTCGAAGCAAATCCTCGCACGGTCAACAGTGCTCTGGAGTCGATTCGCACTCATGTGCATTTACTCAGGAACGATCAGCGATCCCTACTGGTTACAGCCGCAGCCTGGCGATCAGCAGCCTGA
- a CDS encoding DNA primase family protein yields MCIYSGTISDPYWLQPQPGDQQPDEILAGRSQLLHLPTGNLLISTPRFFTNNALEFDLDPEAPSPQEWLKFVTQLFGNDRESLELLQDWFGYCLTSDTSQQKMLLMVGPTRPGKGTIARVLKELVGTANVYAPTTSGLAGNFGLQPLLGKSLAIVSDARFRGKDISTVVVRLLCVSGEDPLSVDRKFMGSVYLKLPTRFMFLSNELPKLSDASGALAGRFVMLQTTKSFYGLEDHGLTAKLLAELPGIFNWAIEGWKRLRHRGRFFVPASVAEELQAMRDLGSPVGAFVREKCEVGQGLRVNVEDLYSAWVGWCRREGHTVTLSIQTFGRDLKAATATVECRRGTGNVRFYDGITFKEGV; encoded by the coding sequence ATGTGCATTTACTCAGGAACGATCAGCGATCCCTACTGGTTACAGCCGCAGCCTGGCGATCAGCAGCCTGACGAAATTCTAGCCGGACGGTCGCAGTTGCTGCATTTACCGACCGGCAATTTACTAATTTCCACCCCGCGATTCTTCACGAACAATGCGTTGGAGTTTGACCTTGACCCCGAAGCACCATCACCGCAGGAATGGCTTAAGTTCGTCACGCAACTCTTCGGCAATGACCGGGAGTCTCTGGAGTTGCTACAGGACTGGTTCGGTTATTGCCTGACTTCCGATACGTCGCAACAGAAAATGCTGCTGATGGTCGGTCCCACGCGTCCCGGTAAAGGAACTATCGCTCGGGTGCTTAAAGAGCTGGTCGGCACAGCCAATGTCTATGCTCCAACCACATCGGGACTAGCGGGTAACTTCGGGTTACAACCGCTGCTTGGCAAGTCGCTCGCCATTGTCAGTGATGCCCGGTTCCGCGGCAAAGACATCTCCACTGTCGTTGTGCGGCTGCTCTGCGTCAGCGGCGAAGATCCACTGTCCGTCGACCGCAAGTTCATGGGCAGCGTATACCTGAAACTCCCCACGCGGTTCATGTTTTTGAGCAACGAGTTGCCGAAGTTGTCGGATGCCAGTGGAGCGCTAGCCGGGCGGTTTGTGATGCTGCAAACGACGAAAAGCTTTTATGGCCTGGAAGACCACGGTTTGACTGCAAAATTATTGGCCGAACTGCCCGGCATTTTCAATTGGGCGATCGAAGGCTGGAAACGCTTGCGCCATCGAGGGCGGTTCTTTGTGCCCGCTAGTGTTGCGGAAGAGTTGCAGGCGATGCGCGACCTCGGGTCACCGGTGGGGGCTTTCGTCCGCGAGAAGTGCGAGGTCGGCCAAGGCCTCCGCGTGAATGTAGAAGACCTATATAGCGCGTGGGTGGGGTGGTGCCGCCGCGAAGGGCACACAGTCACCCTGTCGATACAGACGTTCGGCCGCGATCTGAAGGCTGCTACCGCGACGGTTGAATGCCGTCGCGGCACTGGCAATGTGCGGTTCTATGACGGCATCACATTTAAGGAGGGCGTGTAA
- a CDS encoding DNA modification methylase: MQIDQRPLTDIQHYENNPRLNDGAVDAVAKSIQEFGFRQPIVVDEDGVIIVGHTRYKAAQKLGLETIPVHVVTGLSAAQIKAYRLADNKTGELADWDQALLPAELLDLQEVDFDLDTIGFTPDDLAKMLGTDPADGLTDPDAIPEPPDEATTQPGDLWILGDHRLLCGDSANPADVDRLLDGAAIHLVNTDPPYNVKVEPRSNNAIAAGLSSFSANQKSATQTKLRAKDRPLANDFVSDEEFDRLLVAWFGNIARVIVPGGAFYIWGGYANLGNYPPVLKTSGLYFSQAIVWDKEHPVLSRKDFMGGFELAFYGWKEGAGHKFYGPNNAVDLWHVKKVNPQSMIHLTEKPVELATRAIEYSSRIGENVLDLFGGSGSTLIGCQQTGRKAFLMEFDPLYCDVIVSRWEAFTGQIARRVPQTAKIPA, encoded by the coding sequence ATGCAAATAGACCAACGCCCCCTCACTGACATCCAGCACTACGAGAACAATCCTCGACTCAATGACGGCGCCGTCGACGCCGTAGCGAAGTCCATCCAAGAGTTCGGCTTCCGGCAGCCGATCGTCGTCGACGAAGACGGCGTGATTATCGTCGGCCATACCCGCTACAAAGCCGCGCAGAAACTGGGCCTGGAAACAATCCCGGTCCACGTAGTCACCGGGCTCAGCGCGGCACAAATCAAGGCCTACCGCCTCGCCGACAACAAAACCGGCGAATTGGCCGATTGGGATCAAGCCTTGTTGCCGGCCGAGCTATTGGACCTACAAGAAGTCGACTTCGACCTGGATACGATCGGCTTCACACCCGACGACCTGGCGAAGATGCTGGGCACCGATCCGGCCGATGGCTTGACCGACCCCGACGCGATCCCAGAACCGCCCGACGAGGCGACCACGCAACCGGGCGACCTGTGGATCCTCGGCGATCACCGGCTATTGTGCGGAGACAGCGCCAACCCGGCCGACGTGGACCGCTTGCTGGACGGCGCGGCGATCCATTTGGTGAACACCGATCCACCCTACAATGTCAAAGTCGAGCCCCGGTCGAACAACGCCATCGCTGCCGGGCTCTCCTCCTTCTCGGCAAATCAGAAATCTGCCACGCAAACCAAGCTCCGTGCCAAGGATCGACCACTGGCCAATGACTTCGTGTCCGACGAAGAATTCGACCGCCTGCTCGTCGCGTGGTTCGGCAATATCGCACGGGTCATAGTTCCCGGCGGCGCGTTCTATATCTGGGGAGGCTACGCCAACCTGGGGAACTACCCGCCGGTGCTCAAAACCTCCGGGCTCTACTTCTCGCAGGCCATCGTGTGGGACAAAGAACACCCCGTGTTGAGCCGCAAAGATTTTATGGGCGGTTTCGAACTGGCGTTCTACGGCTGGAAGGAAGGAGCCGGTCACAAATTCTACGGTCCCAACAATGCCGTCGACCTGTGGCACGTCAAGAAAGTCAATCCTCAGAGCATGATCCATCTCACCGAAAAACCAGTGGAATTGGCCACACGGGCCATCGAGTATTCCTCCAGGATCGGCGAGAACGTGCTGGATCTGTTCGGCGGCAGCGGGTCGACGCTGATCGGTTGCCAGCAAACCGGCCGCAAGGCATTCCTGATGGAATTCGATCCGTTGTACTGCGATGTGATTGTGAGTCGCTGGGAAGCGTTCACCGGCCAAATAGCACGGCGCGTTCCACAGACAGCCAAAATCCCCGCCTAA
- a CDS encoding tyrosine-type recombinase/integrase, with protein MHAFEPWNIDVSQILTRRELMSVVTSLKTRSDRLPNVQQNLALVRLAYCCGLRASEIGGLKLADVTTGISRSFIQVRAETAKGGHARRVPLWWDAGTLEDLTDWKSKRKSQAARSGDPFLCSLQAATFGKPINRHVLRRRFLTACRVLGWDRLRTLTLHHGRHTFISHALAGNRTLAEVRAAAGHASLLTTSAYLHVAVDDDGTVGDLFAFA; from the coding sequence ATGCATGCATTTGAGCCTTGGAATATAGACGTTTCGCAGATCCTCACCCGCCGGGAATTAATGTCCGTCGTGACATCTTTGAAAACGCGGTCGGATCGGTTGCCGAATGTGCAACAGAACCTGGCGCTGGTACGACTGGCGTACTGCTGCGGTCTGCGAGCCAGCGAGATTGGTGGTTTGAAATTGGCGGATGTGACGACGGGTATTTCCCGGTCGTTTATCCAGGTCCGCGCCGAAACCGCCAAAGGGGGCCATGCCCGGCGCGTGCCGCTATGGTGGGATGCTGGGACGTTGGAGGACCTTACGGACTGGAAGTCGAAACGCAAATCGCAGGCCGCGCGCTCCGGTGATCCGTTCCTCTGTTCGCTGCAGGCTGCGACGTTTGGCAAGCCAATTAATCGGCATGTGCTCCGGCGGAGATTCTTGACCGCCTGCCGCGTATTGGGCTGGGATCGCTTACGAACGCTTACGCTACATCACGGCCGGCATACGTTCATTAGTCACGCACTGGCCGGTAATCGCACGTTGGCGGAAGTCCGCGCGGCAGCGGGACATGCGAGTTTACTAACCACCAGTGCGTATCTGCATGTAGCAGTGGACGACGACGGCACGGTGGGGGATTTGTTTGCGTTTGCGTGA
- a CDS encoding glycoside hydrolase family 18 protein yields the protein MRMIYTTTRFSDHVSSVKHLRVLGACLLVVNVIFADHTIAETARPLRLIYNSDADNMFIYVKPPMRPADVYAYVDEIAAAGVTTIYMCPNYGMPVNYPSDVTQMFGTGLTAEQDEHVAKVAPEKSSLERGAANLRSLVAAGHSPLGLVIDRARVKGLETFITFRPNEVHWIDKPDDFPINLLLSKYWREHPQWRIGKAGDAIGQLHRDILGPRTSPVVAGWLPGGMNFAVPEVRAQRLAQLRECCERFNIDGLDIDFQRFPMYFRIGEEAANIKTMTAWIAEVRKMTKEVARKRGQPILLSVRVMAKPQQNLGLGLDPVDWARKGMIDIVVASHYLHNNFPLPIGEYRELLPNDVPLYGSIEVEASADNYRRIAKRMWDDGVDGIMMFNFFTCRELGTEPEFGLLKELGDPSQLKADDTKPDEGD from the coding sequence ATGAGAATGATATACACCACGACCCGCTTCTCAGATCATGTGTCGTCCGTAAAACACCTGCGGGTCCTGGGTGCCTGTCTTCTGGTGGTGAACGTGATCTTTGCAGATCACACCATTGCCGAGACGGCTCGGCCTCTGCGGCTGATATACAACAGCGATGCGGACAATATGTTTATTTACGTCAAGCCACCGATGCGGCCAGCGGACGTGTATGCCTACGTAGACGAAATCGCCGCCGCGGGCGTTACGACAATCTATATGTGCCCGAACTACGGAATGCCGGTCAACTATCCGAGCGACGTGACGCAAATGTTCGGAACTGGACTGACCGCCGAACAGGACGAGCATGTCGCGAAAGTCGCCCCGGAGAAATCTTCACTGGAACGGGGGGCCGCGAATTTGCGATCTCTCGTAGCGGCTGGACATTCCCCGCTCGGATTGGTCATCGATCGCGCGCGTGTAAAAGGATTGGAGACATTCATCACGTTTCGACCCAATGAAGTGCATTGGATCGATAAACCGGACGACTTTCCGATCAACCTCTTGCTCTCGAAATATTGGCGGGAACATCCGCAATGGCGAATTGGCAAGGCGGGTGACGCGATCGGCCAGTTGCACCGCGACATCCTTGGCCCACGGACCAGCCCGGTTGTCGCCGGCTGGTTACCCGGAGGAATGAACTTTGCGGTTCCGGAGGTCCGCGCGCAGCGTCTGGCACAATTGCGGGAATGCTGCGAGCGATTTAACATTGATGGCCTCGACATTGATTTCCAGCGGTTTCCGATGTACTTTCGCATCGGTGAAGAAGCGGCAAATATCAAGACAATGACCGCTTGGATTGCTGAAGTTCGGAAAATGACTAAAGAGGTCGCCAGGAAACGTGGGCAACCGATACTGCTTTCCGTACGTGTAATGGCTAAGCCGCAACAGAATCTTGGCCTGGGGCTGGATCCAGTCGACTGGGCAAGAAAAGGGATGATCGACATCGTCGTCGCGTCACATTACCTGCACAATAACTTTCCGCTGCCGATCGGCGAATATCGGGAACTGCTCCCGAACGACGTTCCCCTGTATGGTTCGATTGAAGTTGAGGCGAGCGCGGATAACTATCGTCGCATCGCCAAACGGATGTGGGATGATGGCGTGGACGGGATCATGATGTTTAACTTCTTCACGTGCAGAGAACTGGGAACCGAGCCGGAATTTGGACTGTTGAAAGAATTGGGCGACCCGTCACAACTTAAGGCGGATGATACGAAACCGGATGAAGGTGACTAA
- a CDS encoding acetamidase/formamidase family protein: MATTIPANDKTNPQQSRTGDSGCETLFVDEYIDGILDPIKEMLGPVRDGGHIVANTTPGCWGPMITPAIRGGHEVTRPVAVAGADVGDAIAIRIKEITVTSLATASGNDRTMEGRFQGDPYCAAVCPQCGTSHPETVIKGIGPESVRCTNCGADATPFTFANGYTIVFDANRTLGVTLPQEAAEKMALDARKFAALPDGSVQNPILTFAPHDLVGIVARLRPFLGQLGTTPAVAMPDSHNAGDFGAFLVGAPHEFALTEEQLKLRTDGHMDIDVVRAGAVLICPVKVPGGGVYLGDMHALQGDGEIAGHTCDVAGTVTLQVSIIKDLDIDGPILLPLVDDLPFLARPLTIEEKAQAATLAQSYGLHTLEQSAPISVIGTAADLNSATENGLQRASDLLSMSLPEVKNRATMTGAIEIGRHPGVVQITLCAPLENLERAGLLPIVSDYYGIKC; encoded by the coding sequence ATGGCAACCACAATCCCGGCAAACGACAAGACGAATCCCCAACAATCCCGAACTGGTGATTCCGGCTGTGAAACGTTGTTCGTCGACGAGTACATCGACGGTATTCTGGATCCGATCAAGGAAATGCTGGGACCGGTCCGCGACGGCGGGCATATTGTAGCGAACACGACGCCGGGGTGTTGGGGACCGATGATCACGCCGGCGATTCGCGGGGGACATGAGGTCACACGGCCAGTCGCCGTTGCCGGCGCGGACGTGGGAGATGCGATTGCAATTCGTATCAAGGAAATCACCGTTACTTCCTTGGCGACTGCGTCGGGGAACGATCGCACCATGGAAGGACGATTCCAAGGCGACCCGTATTGTGCTGCCGTCTGCCCCCAATGTGGGACTTCTCATCCAGAGACGGTGATTAAAGGCATTGGTCCTGAATCGGTTCGATGCACGAATTGCGGGGCGGATGCGACTCCGTTTACTTTCGCCAATGGGTATACCATTGTATTTGACGCGAACCGGACCTTGGGAGTCACGCTTCCCCAGGAGGCGGCCGAGAAGATGGCGCTGGATGCACGCAAGTTCGCTGCACTCCCGGACGGCTCGGTGCAGAATCCGATTTTGACTTTTGCCCCGCACGATTTGGTGGGCATAGTCGCCCGCCTAAGACCGTTCCTGGGTCAGTTGGGTACTACACCCGCGGTTGCCATGCCGGACTCACACAATGCGGGGGATTTTGGAGCATTCCTGGTCGGTGCCCCGCATGAATTCGCTCTGACCGAAGAGCAATTAAAACTACGAACCGACGGGCATATGGATATTGATGTCGTCCGCGCCGGCGCAGTGTTGATTTGCCCAGTCAAGGTACCTGGCGGCGGCGTCTATCTGGGCGACATGCATGCATTGCAAGGCGACGGCGAAATCGCAGGACACACTTGTGATGTTGCCGGAACAGTCACATTGCAAGTCAGTATCATAAAAGACCTCGACATCGATGGCCCGATTTTACTGCCACTTGTCGACGATCTTCCGTTTCTCGCTCGGCCGTTGACAATTGAAGAAAAAGCCCAGGCTGCGACACTCGCCCAATCCTATGGTTTGCACACGCTGGAACAATCAGCACCGATTTCAGTGATCGGTACAGCCGCTGATCTGAATTCTGCGACTGAAAACGGGCTGCAGAGGGCGTCTGATCTGCTCAGTATGTCGTTGCCGGAAGTCAAGAACCGCGCCACCATGACAGGAGCGATTGAGATTGGGCGACATCCTGGTGTCGTGCAGATCACTCTTTGCGCCCCGCTTGAAAACTTGGAACGTGCGGGTTTATTACCAATTGTCAGCGACTATTACGGAATCAAATGCTAA
- a CDS encoding winged helix-turn-helix domain-containing protein, with product MTTKKTTTKKTTTRKPKTKKTTTTQISLSPKASGKTGAKNLSAINAAAKVLSEAKEPLTTKQMIEQMAAKGYWTSPGGKTPHATLYAALLRDIQRKSEDSRFAKADRGLFALKK from the coding sequence ATGACCACGAAAAAAACGACGACCAAGAAGACTACGACGCGGAAACCGAAAACGAAGAAGACGACCACCACTCAGATTTCCCTTTCCCCAAAGGCCTCCGGAAAAACCGGCGCCAAGAATCTCAGCGCCATCAACGCCGCCGCCAAAGTGCTCAGCGAAGCCAAAGAGCCGCTGACCACCAAGCAGATGATCGAGCAGATGGCAGCCAAGGGCTACTGGACCAGCCCCGGCGGCAAGACGCCGCATGCGACGCTGTACGCGGCCTTGCTCCGCGATATTCAGCGCAAGAGCGAAGACTCGCGGTTTGCGAAGGCCGATCGTGGGTTGTTTGCGTTGAAGAAATAG
- a CDS encoding ABC1 kinase family protein, with translation MALTSLPKLARNTARFKDVVAILAKYGLAPWMQSVRIEWIQGLFRDSAGQHLGELSEEVRIRQALTELGTTFIKLGQILSTRPDLAGPELSAELQKLQSSTPADAPETVRALMAGELGDTPENLYREFDDCAFASASIGQVHAAVLKDGREVVVKIQHSGIEDRIRNDLEILQQLAQLAEQYSAELRQYRPVDTTEEFSRTLLAELDFTREQSSLQTFTRNFGQQSDIRIPAPYPELSSRRVLTMDRLDGISVSKPAELQQTGYDLNDVASRGANMFLDMIFRDGFYHADPHPGNLLVLEGGAIGLLDCGMVGRIDETLREQIEDLLIAAVRSDATALCDGIVRLGSVPPDFDDNRMRADVEEFLIEFSGQSLSDFDLSGALNGMTEIIRKYRIVLPARVSLLIKVLVMLEGTSQNLSPQFSLAELLEPWQAKAMQRRLSPQRLFGRLQHAWTDWSRLGEALPRDLSDILTQIKRGRFDVHLEHRRLEQTVNRLVLGILSAALFMGSAQLWSRGVPPLVSGVSVPGAAGCGAAVLLGFRLLKAIRSTGNLETRRP, from the coding sequence ATGGCCCTGACCTCGCTGCCAAAATTGGCCAGAAACACTGCTCGATTCAAAGACGTTGTGGCCATTCTGGCGAAATACGGACTTGCGCCGTGGATGCAGAGCGTGCGCATTGAGTGGATCCAAGGGCTGTTTCGCGATTCGGCCGGGCAGCATCTTGGTGAGTTGAGCGAGGAGGTTCGTATCCGGCAGGCGCTGACTGAACTAGGTACGACCTTCATTAAGCTCGGGCAAATCCTCAGCACGCGGCCCGATCTCGCGGGACCGGAATTGAGTGCGGAGTTGCAGAAGCTTCAATCCAGCACGCCGGCGGATGCCCCCGAAACCGTGCGTGCGTTGATGGCCGGAGAACTCGGCGATACTCCGGAGAATCTCTACCGAGAGTTCGACGATTGCGCCTTTGCATCGGCTTCAATCGGACAAGTTCATGCGGCCGTTCTCAAGGACGGTCGCGAAGTGGTCGTAAAAATTCAACATTCCGGTATCGAAGATCGCATCCGCAACGACCTGGAAATTTTACAGCAACTCGCACAGTTGGCGGAACAATATTCGGCGGAGCTGCGTCAATATCGGCCGGTCGATACGACAGAAGAGTTCAGCCGGACGCTGCTCGCCGAGCTGGACTTCACGCGCGAGCAAAGTAGTCTGCAAACCTTCACTCGGAACTTTGGTCAACAGAGTGACATTCGCATACCGGCTCCGTACCCCGAATTGTCTTCCCGCCGCGTGCTCACAATGGATCGTCTCGATGGGATTAGCGTCTCGAAGCCTGCCGAACTCCAGCAAACCGGTTACGACCTCAACGACGTGGCGAGTCGCGGAGCGAACATGTTTCTCGACATGATATTTCGGGATGGCTTCTATCATGCCGATCCACATCCCGGAAACCTTTTGGTCCTTGAGGGCGGCGCGATTGGACTGCTTGATTGCGGGATGGTTGGCCGAATTGATGAGACTTTGCGCGAGCAAATCGAGGACCTGCTGATCGCCGCGGTGCGTAGCGATGCGACCGCGCTGTGCGACGGAATCGTGCGGTTGGGATCGGTCCCTCCCGACTTCGACGACAACCGGATGCGGGCCGACGTTGAAGAATTCCTGATCGAATTCTCAGGGCAATCGCTTAGCGACTTCGACCTCAGCGGCGCATTGAACGGCATGACCGAGATCATTCGCAAATACCGCATCGTGCTACCCGCACGTGTCTCTCTTCTGATCAAAGTGCTGGTGATGCTGGAAGGGACGTCGCAAAATCTCAGTCCGCAATTCAGTCTGGCCGAACTGCTCGAACCCTGGCAGGCAAAGGCGATGCAGCGGCGACTGTCGCCCCAGAGGCTCTTCGGACGCTTGCAACACGCTTGGACCGACTGGTCGCGCCTCGGTGAAGCCCTACCACGCGATCTCAGCGACATCCTCACGCAAATTAAGCGGGGCCGTTTCGACGTCCATTTGGAGCATCGCCGATTGGAGCAGACCGTCAACCGACTGGTCCTCGGCATTCTCAGTGCCGCACTGTTCATGGGATCGGCTCAGCTCTGGAGTCGTGGGGTTCCACCCCTTGTTTCCGGTGTGTCGGTGCCGGGAGCCGCGGGTTGCGGCGCTGCGGTACTGTTAGGATTTCGGTTGCTAAAGGCCATTCGAAGTACAGGCAATCTGGAGACCCGGCGGCCTTAG
- a CDS encoding helix-turn-helix domain-containing protein: MIKVCSEAGFIYVISAKMPFRRKSMKSHCFQNFDEFADSIRDVDAKMMLHNAKRHTWSVLQTSIPGVDIQVGSLGSGNIVEGQARSDGYLFYLPLTVACAYTANGTVLDRHSFMVLEPGCEFSVCTQMEHDWCSFFVPNDIFARSGNQLEPTNGSSKMICRVTPSNVQIANRVQTILSQIMTLDAKYRLESKEPATTCAAAELTKLASSIVGTLPAAQPLQIGRRKISRHEIIFRSKKFLEERYDEPILVGELAAAAEVSERTLRTAFNEYYGLSPARYLQLRQLHQVQRALRAASPDVVSVSDAMLSSGVWEFGRFASRYRRTFGELPSETLKTRRNVKFSLPQKPI, encoded by the coding sequence TTGATTAAAGTATGTTCCGAAGCCGGTTTCATCTATGTAATTTCGGCAAAAATGCCATTTCGGAGAAAAAGCATGAAATCGCATTGCTTCCAAAATTTCGACGAGTTTGCGGATTCTATCCGCGATGTGGATGCCAAGATGATGCTCCATAATGCCAAGCGGCACACCTGGAGCGTTCTTCAGACCAGCATCCCCGGCGTCGATATTCAAGTGGGAAGCTTGGGTAGCGGCAACATTGTTGAGGGCCAAGCACGGTCGGACGGATATCTGTTTTACTTGCCGCTCACGGTTGCGTGTGCTTACACCGCAAACGGGACCGTCCTGGACAGGCATTCGTTCATGGTCCTGGAGCCGGGCTGTGAGTTTTCTGTCTGCACGCAAATGGAACACGATTGGTGCTCATTTTTCGTTCCAAACGACATATTCGCTCGTAGCGGCAATCAGCTCGAGCCGACGAACGGCTCCAGCAAGATGATTTGCCGAGTTACCCCTTCCAATGTCCAGATTGCCAATCGAGTCCAGACGATTTTGAGCCAGATCATGACCCTGGACGCCAAATACAGGCTAGAAAGTAAAGAGCCAGCAACAACCTGCGCGGCCGCAGAACTTACAAAATTGGCCTCCTCAATTGTGGGGACCCTACCCGCGGCCCAGCCTCTTCAAATAGGTCGCCGAAAGATTTCGCGGCATGAAATCATCTTTCGTTCCAAGAAATTTTTGGAAGAACGCTATGACGAACCCATCTTGGTCGGAGAATTGGCAGCGGCCGCCGAAGTGTCTGAACGGACTCTCCGGACGGCGTTCAACGAGTATTATGGTTTAAGCCCCGCTCGCTATCTCCAACTCAGGCAGCTTCATCAGGTCCAACGAGCGCTCCGAGCAGCGTCTCCCGATGTGGTATCCGTTTCCGATGCCATGCTTTCAAGCGGCGTGTGGGAGTTTGGTCGTTTCGCTTCCCGCTACCGCCGCACGTTTGGTGAGCTACCTTCAGAGACGCTTAAAACGCGAAGAAATGTGAAATTCAGTCTTCCGCAAAAGCCAATTTAA